The Arachis hypogaea cultivar Tifrunner chromosome 16, arahy.Tifrunner.gnm2.J5K5, whole genome shotgun sequence genome contains a region encoding:
- the LOC112806000 gene encoding lysM domain receptor-like kinase 4 has translation MAFLIFKSQPPYNTITTISNLISSNPIDLARINDVTTSHTMFQIGKEVIVPLKCSCSSMKDTKYYYYQSKTKHVLGAILPETFQGLTTCDSLKRFNPYPERDLRPGMELNVPLRCACPTWNQERNGTKYLMTYSVNWGDTISSIASRFNATIQNLLEANGISMETTIFPFTTLLIPLPSEPLSSSTITVANDPPYDSTSLHAKTGSKGIELKKLVIFNIILAAILILSIMSSLVFFIGNISERFIKAGEIRNKNHAISEDIPVEIASIDVNYSKLYKFEEIKDATENFSSRNRIKGSVFHGEFGNKRESFAVKRRISKGYASKEINLLRRINHFNLIKLQGYCENEDLFYLVFKFMENGSLREWLSSEENSFLHKSWSKRIQIALDIANGLQYLHNFTYPCYVHNDINSGNILLNKDLRAKIANFSLAEELLERRMITSSSSCHTSDDVYAFGVVLLELITSKECVTLHGLSREGITMVSRIMMNNLISKEHEEEKLSLFFDPRLIGNIERKSALMLVKPSLACLNQESESRPNMSEVVSTLWKTLSESHNNCWSEKIVMLKC, from the exons ATGGCATTCTTAATCTTCAAATCTCAACCTCCTTACAACACCATCACCACAATCTCCAACCTCATTTCTTCAAACCCAATAGACCTTGCAAGAATCAATGATGTCACTACTTCACACACAATGTTCCAAATTGGTAAAGAGGTTATTGTCCCTTTGAAATGCTCTTGTTCTTCAATGAAGGACACCAAGTATTACTATTACCAATCCAAAACCAAACATGTCTTGGGTGCAATCTTGCCAGAAACTTTCCAAGGCTTAACCACTTGTGATTCCCTAAAGAGGTTCAATCCTTATCCGGAGCGCGATTTGCGCCCCGGCATGGAGTTGAATGTTCCATTAAGGTGTGCTTGTCCAACATGGAATCAAGAAAGAAATGGCACCAAGTATTTGATGACTTATTCTGTGAATTGGGGTGACACCATTTCTAGCATTGCATCAAGATTCAATGCAACAATACAGAATCTTCTTGAAGCCAATG GTATTTCCATGGAAACTACAATTTTTCCATTCACAACTCTTCTGATTCCTTTGCCAAGTGAACCACTGAGTTCATCAACAATCACAGTTGCCAATGATCCACCATATGATTCTACTTCACTGCATGCCAAAACCGGTTCCAAAGGGATCGAGTTAAAGAAACTAGTAATATTCAATATAATTCTTGCTGCTATATTGATTCTGAGCATCATGTCATCTCTAGTGTTTTTTATAGGAAATATATCAGAAAGATTCATCAAGGCAGGCGAAATCCGTAACAAAAATCATGCGATTTCAGAAGATATCCCCGTCGAAATAGCGAGCATTGATGTGAACTATTCTAAATTGTATAAATTCGAGGAAATCAAGGATGCCACCGAAAATTTCAGTTCAAGGAACAGAATCAAAGGTTCTGTATTTCACGGCGAATTCGGTAACAAAAGGGAAAGTTTTGCTGTCAAAAGAAGAATAAGTAAAGGGTATGCttcaaaagaaataaatttaCTTAGAAGAATCAACCATTTCAACTTGATCAAGCTTCAAGGATATTGTGAAAATGAAGATTTGTTCtatcttgtgtttaaattcatggAAAATGGTTCCTTAAGAGAATGGCTTAGTAGTGAAGAAAACTCTTTTTTGCATAAAAGTTGGTCAAAGAGGATTCAAATTGCTTTGGATATTGCAAATGGACTTcaatatcttcacaacttcacatATCCTTGTTATGTTCACAATGATATTAACAGTGGAAACATTCTTCTAAACAAAGATCTAAGGGCAAAGATAGCAAATTTTTCTCTAGCAGAAGAATTATTAGAAAGGAGAATGATAACAAGTTCAAGTTCTTGTCACACTTCAGATGATGTTTATGCCTTTGGAGTGGTACTTTTGGAATTGATCACTAGCAAAGAATGTGTTACACTGCATGGTTTATCAAGAGAAGGAATAACAATGGTTTCTAGGATCATGATGAATAATCTCATTAGTAAGGagcatgaagaagagaagttgagtTTGTTCTTTGATCCAAGGCTCATTGGAAACATTGAGAGAAAAAGTGCTTTGATGCTAGTTAAGCCAAGTTTAGCTTGCTTGAATCAAGAATCAGAAAGTAGACCAAACATGTCAGAGGTGGTCTCTACCTTGTGGAAAACACTTTCTGAGTCCCATAATAATTGTTGGAGTGAGAAAATTGTCATGTTGAAATGTTAA
- the LOC112697921 gene encoding probable galacturonosyltransferase-like 1 — translation MNSNPKKSQPPLSPLSLLILTLSLFLLLLPCTSSTNANFQHQFKEAPQFYNSPNCPSIEDNNYICSDELVHVAMTLDKTYIRGSMAAILSVLQHSSCPQNIFFHFVSSTKSNSSSLLHTTLSKSFPYLKFKLYDFSDELVSGLISTSIRSALDCPLNYARSYLPTILPTCVKKIVYLDSDLVLVDEITKLASTPLNKDQVLAAPEYCNANFTAYFTPTFWSNPSLSLTFANRKACYFNTGVMVIDLEKWREGDYTRKIEEWMELQKRMRIYELGSLPPFLLVFAGKIGSVDHRWNQHGLGGDNFRGLCRDLHPGPVSLLHWSGKGKPWVRLDANRPCPLDTLWAPYDLLITPFSLDS, via the coding sequence ATGAACTCTAATCCCAAAAAATCACAACCACCATTATCACCACTCTCATTACTAATTCTCAccctctccttgttcttattattGCTACCATGTACATCCTCAACAAACGccaatttccaacaccaattcaaAGAAGCACCTCAATTCTACAATTCCCCAAATTGCCCCTCCATTGAAGACAATAACTACATATGCTCTGATGAACTAGTTCATGTTGCAATGACACTAGACAAGACATACATACGAGGTTCCATGGCAGCAATCCTAAGTGTCCTTCAACACTCTTCATGTCCACAAAACATCTTCTTCCATTTTGTTTCTTCAACAAAATCCAACTCATCCTCACTCTTACACACCACACTCTCAAAATCATTCCCATACCTCAAATTCAAACTCTATGATTTCAGCGACGAATTAGTCTCTGGCCTGATTTCAACGTCAATTCGCTCCGCCCTCGATTGCCCTCTAAACTACGCAAGATCCTACCTCCCAACCATTCTCCCAACATGCGTGAAAAAGATAGTCTACCTCGACTCCGACCTCGTACTAGTCGATGAAATTACGAAACTAGCCTCCACCCCATTAAACAAGGATCAAGTTCTTGCAGCACCGGAATACTGCAATGCAAACTTCACAGCTTACTTCACTCCCACGTTTTGGTCCAACCCTTCGCTTTCGCTAACGTTTGCGAATCGAAAAGCTTGTTACTTCAACACTGGGGTGATGGTGATTGATCTTGAGAAATGGCGGGAAGGAGATTACACACGGAAGATAGAGGAATGGATGGAGCTTCAGAAGAGGATGAGAATCTACGAGCTTGGATCGTTGCCGCCATTTTTGCTGGTTTTCGCGGGGAAGATCGGAAGTGTGGATCATCGGTGGAACCAGCATGGGCTTGGTGGAGATAACTTTAGAGGTTTGTGTAGAGATCTTCATCCTGGGCCTGTGAGTTTGTTGCATTGGAGTGGGAAAGGGAAGCCATGGGTGAGACTTGATGCTAATAGACCTTGTCCTTTGGATACTCTTTGGGCACCTtatgatcttttgatcactcCTTTTTCTTTGGATTCTTGA
- the LOC112697920 gene encoding protein DA1-like isoform X2 — MGWLSKFFKGSDQKISEGHYHSYYNGDADSYLPSTSGVTNDVWPENENEDIDRAIALSLAEQNHRGNHVNDYRSQLEEDEQLARAIEESLNLESPPKYGNENMYQPHPAVPIPVPVYFPMGSRICAGCHTEIGYGRYLNCLNAFWHPECFRCHACNLPISDYEFSTSGNYPYHKSCYKESYHPKCDVCKHFIPTNPAGLIEYRAHPFWVQKYCPSHEHDNTPRCCSCERMEPRETGYIGLNDGRKLCLECLDSAIMDTSECQPLYVDIQRFYESLDMKLEQQIPLLLVERQALNEAREGEKHGHYHMPETRGLCLSEEQTISSISRRPRLGAGNRAVDMRTQSYKLTRRCDVTAILILFGLPRLLTGSILAHEMMHAWLRLKGYRTLSQNVEEGICQVMAYMWLHSELTSASASSSSSTSRKGKRPPFEMKLGEFFKHQIESDISPVYGDGFRAGHQAVQKYGLQKTLNHIWMTGTFPF, encoded by the exons ATGGGTTGGCTTAGCAAATTTTTCAAAGGCTCCGACCAAAAGATTTCGGAAGGGCATTACCATTCGTATTATAACGGGGATGCGGATTCTTACTTGCCATCGACGTCTGGTGTAACAAAC GATGTTTGGCCTGAGAATGAGAACGAAGATATAGATCGTGCCATTGCATTATCTCTGGCAGAGCAAAATCATAGAGGAAACCATGTAAATG ACTACAGATCTCAATTAGAAGAAGATGAACAACTTGCCAGAGCTATAGAAGAAAGCCTAAATCTAGAGTCTCCTCCGAAATATGGAAACGAGAACATGTATCAACCCCATCCGGCGGTTCCAATTCCAGTACCAGTGTATTTCCCAATGGGATCAAG GATTTGTGCTGGCTGCCATACTGAGATTGGTTATGGACGATATCTAAATTGTTTGAATGCTTTCTGGCATCCTGAATGCTTCCGCTGTCATGCTTGCAACCTACCGATCTCTGATTATGAG TTCTCCACGTCGGGAAATTACCCTTACCATAAATCATGCTATAAGGAAAGCTACCATCCAAAATGTGACGTCTGCAAGCATTTC ATTCCAACAAACCCTGCTGGTCTTATTGAATATAGGGCACATCCATTCTGGGTCCAAAAATATTGCCCTTCTCATGAACACGATAACACTCCAAGATGTTGCAGCTGTGAGCGAATGGAG CCACGAGAGACTGGATATATCGGTCTTAATGATGGCCGGAAGCTTTGCTTAGAGTGCCTTGACTCTGCAATCATGGATACAAGCGAATGCCAACCGCTTTATGTTGATATACAAAGATTTTATGAAAGCTTAGACATGAAATTGGAGCAGCAAATTCCACTTCTCTTGGTTGAAAGACAAGCCCTGAATGAAGCAAGAGAGGGGGAGAAGCAT GGTCACTATCACATGCCAGAAACTCGAGGACTCTGCCTTTCGGAAGAGCAGACGATCAGCAGC ATCTCGAGACGACCGAGACTTGGGGCAGGAAATAGAGCGGTCGACATGAGAACACAATCATACAAATTGACCAGACGTTGCGATGTGACGGCAATTCTCATTTTATTCGGACTTCCAAG ATTGCTTACTGGATCGATCCTAGCTCACGAGATGATGCATGCATGGCTGCGGCTTAAAG GCTACCGAACCCTAAGTCAAAACGTCGAAGAAGGTATATGTCAGGTTATGGCATACATGTGGTTGCATTCTGAACTCACTTCGGCGTCAGCCTCATCCTCATCTTCAACATCTAGAAAAGGGAAAAGACCCCCTTTTGAGATGAAGCTCGGCGAGTTCTTCAAGCACCAGATTGAATCCGACATCTCGCCAGTTTACGGAGACGGGTTTAGGGCAGGTCACCAAGCAGTGCAGAAGTATGGTCTTCAGAAGACCCTAAACCATATATGGATGACTGGTACTTTTCCATTTTGA
- the LOC112697920 gene encoding protein DA1-like isoform X1, with the protein MGWLSKFFKGSDQKISEGHYHSYYNGDADSYLPSTSGVTNDVWPENENEDIDRAIALSLAEQNHRGNHVNDYRSQLEEDEQLARAIEESLNLESPPKYGNENMYQPHPAVPIPVPVYFPMGSSFLHNRICAGCHTEIGYGRYLNCLNAFWHPECFRCHACNLPISDYEFSTSGNYPYHKSCYKESYHPKCDVCKHFIPTNPAGLIEYRAHPFWVQKYCPSHEHDNTPRCCSCERMEPRETGYIGLNDGRKLCLECLDSAIMDTSECQPLYVDIQRFYESLDMKLEQQIPLLLVERQALNEAREGEKHGHYHMPETRGLCLSEEQTISSISRRPRLGAGNRAVDMRTQSYKLTRRCDVTAILILFGLPRLLTGSILAHEMMHAWLRLKGYRTLSQNVEEGICQVMAYMWLHSELTSASASSSSSTSRKGKRPPFEMKLGEFFKHQIESDISPVYGDGFRAGHQAVQKYGLQKTLNHIWMTGTFPF; encoded by the exons ATGGGTTGGCTTAGCAAATTTTTCAAAGGCTCCGACCAAAAGATTTCGGAAGGGCATTACCATTCGTATTATAACGGGGATGCGGATTCTTACTTGCCATCGACGTCTGGTGTAACAAAC GATGTTTGGCCTGAGAATGAGAACGAAGATATAGATCGTGCCATTGCATTATCTCTGGCAGAGCAAAATCATAGAGGAAACCATGTAAATG ACTACAGATCTCAATTAGAAGAAGATGAACAACTTGCCAGAGCTATAGAAGAAAGCCTAAATCTAGAGTCTCCTCCGAAATATGGAAACGAGAACATGTATCAACCCCATCCGGCGGTTCCAATTCCAGTACCAGTGTATTTCCCAATGGGATCAAG ttttttgcaTAATAGGATTTGTGCTGGCTGCCATACTGAGATTGGTTATGGACGATATCTAAATTGTTTGAATGCTTTCTGGCATCCTGAATGCTTCCGCTGTCATGCTTGCAACCTACCGATCTCTGATTATGAG TTCTCCACGTCGGGAAATTACCCTTACCATAAATCATGCTATAAGGAAAGCTACCATCCAAAATGTGACGTCTGCAAGCATTTC ATTCCAACAAACCCTGCTGGTCTTATTGAATATAGGGCACATCCATTCTGGGTCCAAAAATATTGCCCTTCTCATGAACACGATAACACTCCAAGATGTTGCAGCTGTGAGCGAATGGAG CCACGAGAGACTGGATATATCGGTCTTAATGATGGCCGGAAGCTTTGCTTAGAGTGCCTTGACTCTGCAATCATGGATACAAGCGAATGCCAACCGCTTTATGTTGATATACAAAGATTTTATGAAAGCTTAGACATGAAATTGGAGCAGCAAATTCCACTTCTCTTGGTTGAAAGACAAGCCCTGAATGAAGCAAGAGAGGGGGAGAAGCAT GGTCACTATCACATGCCAGAAACTCGAGGACTCTGCCTTTCGGAAGAGCAGACGATCAGCAGC ATCTCGAGACGACCGAGACTTGGGGCAGGAAATAGAGCGGTCGACATGAGAACACAATCATACAAATTGACCAGACGTTGCGATGTGACGGCAATTCTCATTTTATTCGGACTTCCAAG ATTGCTTACTGGATCGATCCTAGCTCACGAGATGATGCATGCATGGCTGCGGCTTAAAG GCTACCGAACCCTAAGTCAAAACGTCGAAGAAGGTATATGTCAGGTTATGGCATACATGTGGTTGCATTCTGAACTCACTTCGGCGTCAGCCTCATCCTCATCTTCAACATCTAGAAAAGGGAAAAGACCCCCTTTTGAGATGAAGCTCGGCGAGTTCTTCAAGCACCAGATTGAATCCGACATCTCGCCAGTTTACGGAGACGGGTTTAGGGCAGGTCACCAAGCAGTGCAGAAGTATGGTCTTCAGAAGACCCTAAACCATATATGGATGACTGGTACTTTTCCATTTTGA